In Thermodesulfobacteriota bacterium, the genomic stretch CCCCCAAGGAGCTCGGCCTCGACGACATATACCTCATATTCACCGATACCTTCCTCGTCTTCGACAACGTCGAGCACAGGATAAAGATAGTCTCGAACGCATACATGAACGAGGGAGACGACCCTGACAAGGCCTACAAAGACTGCGTTGAGAAAATTGACGCGCTGGTCCGGAAGATGAGGGGGCCGGCGCCTGGGACTTCCGTCATAAGAGAAACCGACGCGATATTGAACGAGGGGCGCAGGCTTGAGACCGTCTCGAACTTCAAGAGGGAGGAGTTCCTCCGGGCGGTAGAGCGCATAAAGGAGTACATCGTCGAGGGCGACATATTCCAGGCTGTCATATCGCAGAGGTTCTCCGCGCCGCTCGCCTGCGACCCGTTCGAGATATACCGGGCGTTGAGGGTCATAAACCCCTCCCCCTACATGTTCTTCCTGAGGCTCGGGGAAGCCACCCTCGTCGGGTCCTCTCCGGAGATACTCGTCAGGGTCGACGGCGGGAGCGTGAACGTAAAGCCCATAGCAGGCACGCGGAAACGCGGCAGGGACGAGGGCGAGGACACATCGCTCGAAAAGGACCTCCTTTCAGACCCCAAGGAACTCTCGGAGCACATCATGCTCGTGGACCTCGGGAGAAACGACGTGGGCAGGGTCGCACGGGCCGGGACTGTCGAGGTGGACGAGCTGATGGCGATCGAGAGGTACTCGCATGTCATGCACATCGTCTCCAACGTAAAGGGCGAGCTCGTAAAAGGCATGGGCCCGTTCGACGCATTAAAGGCCTGCTTCCCCGCGGGCACCCTCACCGGCGCGCCCAAGGTGCGGGCAATGGAGATAATTGAGGAGCTCGAGCCCTCGAAGAGGGAGGTCTACGGCGGCTGCGTAGGGTACTTCGGCTTCTCAGGAAACATGGACATGTGCATAGCCATACGGACGCTCGTCATATCAGGGGGCCGCATACACATGCAGGCCGGGGCTGGCGTGGTAGCCGACTCGGTCCCCGAAAAGGAGTTCGAGGAGACCGAGAACAAGGCAAAAGGCATGCTCAAGGCCGTCGAGATGGCAATGGAAGGGCTTTTCTGAATATGATACTCATGATAGACAACTACGATTCCTTCACCTTCAACCTTGTCCAGTATTTCATGGAGCTCGGCGAGGACGTCCTGGTAAGAAGGAACGACGCCATAAAGGTCTCGGACATCGAGAAGCTCGCGCCCGGCGCGATAGTCGTCTCTCCGGGGCCGTGCGACCCGCCCAGGGCCGGCATTTCGGTCGAGGCCATAAAGGTTTTTGCAGGGAAGATACCCATACTCGGGGTATGCCTCGGCCACCAGGCTATTGGCTACGCCTTCGGCGGGGAGATCGTAAAGGCACCGCGCCTCATGCACGGCAAGACCTCGATGATATACCACGACGGGAAGACCGTATTCGAGGGCATCCCGAACCCGTTCGAGGCAAACCGCTACCATTCGCTCATCGTAAGGAAGGAAAGCCTGCCCGAATGCCTCGAGATAAGCGCCTGGACCGAGATGGACGAGATAATGGGCCTCCGGCACAAAGAGCTTCCGATAGAGGGCGTCCAGTTCCACCCGGAATCGATACTCACGAAGGCCGGGAAGGATATTTTGAGGAACTTCCTCAGGACGTACCGGGCCCGGGAGGCGAGAAGCAATGATTAAGGAAGCCCTTGGGAAGGTCATAAAAGGAACGGACCTGAGCGAGTCCGAGATGTCCGGGGTCATGAACGAGGTCATGACCGGCGCGGCGAGCCCTGCCCAGATAGGGGCGTTCCTCACCGCGCTCAGGATGAAGGGCGAGACCGTCGACGAGATAACCGGCGCCGCCAGGGTCATGCGCGAGAAGGCCACGAGGATAGACGCGCCCGAGGGCGCCGTCGATACCTGCGGCACGGGCGGGGACGAGTCCATGACCTTCAACATCTCGACCGCCGCCGCGCTCGTAGCCTCCGCTGCGGGCGTAACCATAGCCAAGCACGGGAACCGCTCCGTATCGTCCAGGTGCGGGAGCGCTGACGTGCTCCGCGCCCTCGGCGTAAACATAGAGGCCGAGTGCGCGAGGGTCGAGGAGTGCATACGCGAGGCCGGAATAGGCTTCCTCTTCGCGCCCATGCTCCACGGCGCCATGAAATACGCGGCCCCGGTAAGGAGGGAGATAGGCATAAGGAGCGTATTCAACATCCTCGGCCCGCTCACGAACCCGGCTGGCTCCA encodes the following:
- the trpE gene encoding anthranilate synthase component I — its product is MRRPIHCPSPEVFKELAKTRNIVPVVREILADTDTPVSAFMKIDGGGDAFLLESVEGGEKWGRYSILGNSPRKVVRGSGRKLEVIENGRTKILEGNPLDIIREMMSAYDPAEVEGAPRFSGGAIGYMGYDIVRHIEVLPDSTPKELGLDDIYLIFTDTFLVFDNVEHRIKIVSNAYMNEGDDPDKAYKDCVEKIDALVRKMRGPAPGTSVIRETDAILNEGRRLETVSNFKREEFLRAVERIKEYIVEGDIFQAVISQRFSAPLACDPFEIYRALRVINPSPYMFFLRLGEATLVGSSPEILVRVDGGSVNVKPIAGTRKRGRDEGEDTSLEKDLLSDPKELSEHIMLVDLGRNDVGRVARAGTVEVDELMAIERYSHVMHIVSNVKGELVKGMGPFDALKACFPAGTLTGAPKVRAMEIIEELEPSKREVYGGCVGYFGFSGNMDMCIAIRTLVISGGRIHMQAGAGVVADSVPEKEFEETENKAKGMLKAVEMAMEGLF
- the pabA gene encoding aminodeoxychorismate/anthranilate synthase component II, which produces MILMIDNYDSFTFNLVQYFMELGEDVLVRRNDAIKVSDIEKLAPGAIVVSPGPCDPPRAGISVEAIKVFAGKIPILGVCLGHQAIGYAFGGEIVKAPRLMHGKTSMIYHDGKTVFEGIPNPFEANRYHSLIVRKESLPECLEISAWTEMDEIMGLRHKELPIEGVQFHPESILTKAGKDILRNFLRTYRAREARSND
- the trpD gene encoding anthranilate phosphoribosyltransferase is translated as MIKEALGKVIKGTDLSESEMSGVMNEVMTGAASPAQIGAFLTALRMKGETVDEITGAARVMREKATRIDAPEGAVDTCGTGGDESMTFNISTAAALVASAAGVTIAKHGNRSVSSRCGSADVLRALGVNIEAECARVEECIREAGIGFLFAPMLHGAMKYAAPVRREIGIRSVFNILGPLTNPAGSKRQVIGVYDPALTDTLAKVLFNLGSIRAFIVRGEDGLDEITLAAETKITELKDGSIHTYHLKPEDLGFERCAPGDLKGGGPDENADIILNVLRGGKGPARDIVILNAAAAITAAGSVPGFREGVAAARGAIDSGKALEKLEKLKEISNR